Proteins encoded together in one Plasmodium brasilianum strain Bolivian I chromosome 4, whole genome shotgun sequence window:
- a CDS encoding hypothetical protein (Plasmodium exported protein) — protein MAILFYSIFLPVLILTCLYSFNSRYIFKSVISGITCQDRYRIRYKRIIAGKKEEIWRKTFSIQLEPASSDKKNENCRKKKPLGQEKKNTQSVDKLAFLCRKITKAWKTTIVEMENTYKEKTKKMDKAWKQDMWTRKWSKYLENTHKLISSKLNSPDLSIRDKEKIAEIWIFWAKTDFNVFLNHVISEWNSNYNTIEESAQEVAKMKK, from the exons atggccatacttttttatagtatCTTTTTACCCGTTTTAATTTTGACATGTCTCTATTCTTTCAATTCGAG atatatttttaaaagtgttATTAGTGGAATTACATGTCAAGATAGATACAGAATAAGATATAAGAGAATAATAGctggaaaaaaagaagaaatatgGAGAAAAACTTTTTCTATACAATTAGAACCAGCATCATCTGATAAAAAGAATGAGaattgtagaaaaaaaaaaccattaggacaggaaaaaaaaaatactcaaAGTGTGGATAAGTTAGCATTTTTATGTAGAAAAATAACTAAAGCATGGAAAACAACTATTGTAGAGATGGAAAATACGTATAaggagaaaacaaaaaaaatggacAAAGCATGGAAACAGGATATGTGGACTAGGAAATGGTCTAAGTATTTAGAAAATACCCATAAATTAATAAGTTCTAAATTGAATAGTCCAGATCTGTCCATACGTGACAAGGAAAAAATTGCAGAAATATGGATATTTTGGGCTAAAACagattttaatgtttttttaaatcatgtTATATCAGAATGGAATAGTAACTATAATACAATCGAAGAATCTGCTCAAGAAGTAGcaaagatgaaaaaataa
- a CDS encoding gamete antigen 27/25: MFKKYIFLLSLNILLKSIFNISLFDDQVLCFLRKIDNSFENINGTLLPSINGQVVEVHGDINEYNETPNNYLYNNGHAYITSDYYNDSSVDQGSIYNSAYNEEVDGLGYNIYNYEEYEGQDENVNLDHSVQDELDNMSENEDLYNISELYDIIILILNLEFETTNTYVNKLVHCSSIEEKKRIINNHFTIILEIFKNAKKMDNLKVPFELLDSMALRIKNRITDFCLDEDLNENYLLILKNIFEIEQNVFKGLFCYISCKNTLKEKKDVINDLQLISYYHEELAEDAGIEIPVQLLVNAAMRTSNFVSEMFYLFIPSHQEDSSSDYPDDEHLLSD, translated from the coding sequence ATGTTTAAGAAAtacatttttctattatcTCTTAACatacttttaaaaagtatatttaatatcaGTTTGTTTGATGACCAAGTCTTGTGCTTTTTAAGGAAAATCGATAAttcatttgaaaatataaacgGAACCTTGCTGCCATCAATTAATGGACAAGTAGTAGAGGTGCACGgagatataaatgaatataacgAAACTCCAAATAATTATCTTTACAATAATGggcatgcatatataacaaGTGACTACTATAATGACAGTTCTGTTGATCAAGGATCCATATATAACAGTGCATATAATGAAGAAGTCGATGGATTAGGCTATAACATTTATAACTATGAAGAATATGAAGGACAAGATGAAAATGTTAACCTTGATCATTCTGTTCAAGACGAACTAGATAACATGAGTGAGAATGAAGatctttataatatatctgAATTATATGATATTATCATCTTAATTTTAAATCTAGAATTTGAAACAACTAATACGTATGTAAATAAGTTAGTTCATTGTTCTTCtattgaagaaaaaaaaagaatcataaataatcattttacTATCATActtgaaatttttaaaaatgctaaaaaaatggataatttaaaagtaCCTTTTGAACTTTTAGATTCCATGGCACTTAGAATAAAAAACCGTATCACAGATTTTTGTCTTGATGAagatttaaatgaaaattatttattaatattgaaaaatattttcgaAATTGAACAAAACGTTTTTAAAGGgcttttttgttatatatcatgtaaaaatactttaaaagaaaaaaaagatgttaTTAACGATTTACAACTTATAAGTTATTATCATGAAGAGCTTGCTGAAGATGCTGGTATAGAGATACCAGTACAACTACTAGTTAACGCAGCTATGAGAACATCTAATTTTGTCAGTGAAAtgttttacttatttattccATCTCATCAAGAAGATTCTTCTTCAGATTATCCTGATGATGAACATTTATTAAGTGATTAG
- a CDS encoding early transcribed membrane protein has translation MKITKIVYIFATLLAVNIIAPSFYNTVVAGKNVAQTGYKKLTEAERKKRNQKIMMISSIASGIAVLLGTALGLGLHYKNKQPKKADGANGAHP, from the coding sequence atgaaaatcaccaagatagtatatatttttgctacATTATTAGCAGTCAACATAATTGCTCCAAGTTTCTACAACACTGTTGTAGCAGGAAAGAATGTAGCACAAAcaggatataaaaaattgacggaagcagaaagaaaaaagagaaatcaAAAGATCATGATGATTTCTTCAATAGCATCGGGAATAGCTGTACTTTTAGGAACTGCATTAGGTTTAGGACTTCActacaaaaataaacaacCCAAAAAAGCAGATGGAGCTAATGGTGCACATCCTTGA
- a CDS encoding hypothetical protein (Plasmodium exported protein (PHIST)): MELSKGATSNITIPLAANNNNGNVQKCGKKSKNRRQQQGAWRFRKITMISVVSLYIFLKYGANFQSQNDLDIQFNNRFSRNLLQLEEENVTKNENQGAQVLDGEKLLTKENEENIYEDVNNNNTPSVEQEKVENTHNDNLNNMDLGDRSQELDNGSNVDDDENDNNTDLSEGATGETEKTRTLEDNENEDEENLKMDSSSEKNAEQRNTALSDLSKHISRNAVAFIKKRGFASYGMDRNVQNTKSETCNSGEDNKDDVLNRDNTDISRSKKDLSKYILKTAPLENNTDINVLHVLMDSANDPLNNELMCPKISNVKDVNEDGEITGKIKKNKKKGAAVPPNVAGDDDFFSESCNMTEKKKKKKRKIKKTCKMLRRVKRYEKDLEKYFPKIIRYIPEYSTDNAYKMHKLIFGDIEHNSNVGAYSTSTYCYEITDFDERLRDSTIKKMIDNLDHVPDKQDMFSIWWQVVRNEKYKYINVQNHLRQIFHDMKNEGKIANCVLNERWLECQELAEKKFGLLFTEIQNMCYEMIKNDNITLPVFKEYINSLRTLIADISENVQAEGTNILKAPFVSKKDIPQVSKGAKYWLKCFFN, from the exons atggaacTTTCCAAAGGAGCAACTTCTAATATTACCATACCTTTGGCAGctaataataacaatggaAATGTTCAAAAATGTGGAAAGAAATCGAAGAACAGAAGACAACAACAAGGTGCTTGGAGATTTAGGAAAATTACTATGATTTCCGTTGTTTCCTtgtatatctttttaaag TATGGTGCTAATTTCCAAAGTCAGAATGATTTAGATATACAATTTAATAATAGATTTTCAAGAAATTTATTACAActagaagaagaaaatgtgACAAAGAATGAAAATCAAGGAGCGCAAGTACTTGATGgcgaaaaattattaaccaAAGAGAacgaagaaaatatatatgaagatgtgaataataataatacccCTTCTGTTGAACAAGAAAAAGTAGAGAATACGCATAATGATAACTTAAATAATATGGATCTTGGTGACAGATCTCAAGAATTAGATAACGGGAGCAATGTGGATGACgatgaaaatgataataatacaGATTTGAGTGAGGGAGCTACGGGTGAAACAGAAAAGACAAGGACTCTTGAAGATAATGAGAATGAGGatgaagaaaatttaaaaatggatTCTTCTAGTGAGAAAAATGCAGAACAAAGGAACACCGCACTGTCAGATCTATCTAAGCATATTTCTAGAAATGCTGTAGCCTTTATTAAGAAAAGAGGTTTTGCTTCATATGGAATGGACAGGAATGTACAAAATACTAAATCAGAAACATGTAATTCAGGTGAAGATAATAAAGATGATGTTTTAAATAGAGACAATACTGATATTTCAAGGAGTAAGAAAgatttatcaaaatatattttaaagacTGCGCCCCTCGAGAACAACACTGATATTAATGTATTACATGTTTTAATGGATAGTGCAAACGATCCTTTAAATAACGAATTAATGTGCCCCAAAATAAGCAACGTTAAAGATGTAAATGAGGATGGAGAAATTacaggaaaaattaaaaaaaacaaaaaaaaaggtgcgGCTGTACCGCCTAATGTTGCAGGTGATGATGACTTTTTTAGTGAGAGTTGTAACATgacagaaaaaaagaaaaaaaaaaaaagaaaaataaaaaaaacatgtaaaATGTTAAGAAGAGTAAAACGTTATGAAAAAGATTTAGAAAAgtattttccaaaaataatTAGATATATTCCTGAATATTCAACAGATAACGCATATAAAATGCACAAATTGATATTTGGAGATATCGAACATAATAGCAATGTTGGTGCGTACAGTACAAGTACGTATTGTTATGAAATAACTGATTTTGATGAGAGATTACGTGACTCTACtataaagaaaatgattGATAATTTAGATCATGTTCCAGATAAGCAAGATATGTTCTCTATATGGTGGCAAGTTGTGAGAAatgagaaatataaatatatcaatgTTCAAAATCATTTAAGACAAATTTTTCAtgatatgaaaaatgaaggTAAGATAGCAAATTGTGTTCTTAACGAAAGATGGCTAGAATGCCAAGAACTCGCTGAGAAAAAGTTTGGACTACTCTTTACAGAAATACAAAACATGTGCTATGAAAtgattaaaaatgataatattacaCTCCCTgtatttaaagaatatataaacagCCTCAGAACATTAATTGCAGATATTTCTGAAAATGTACAAGCAGAAGGtacaaacattttaaaagCACCATTTGTttcaaaaaaagatatacCACAAGTAAGTAAGGGTGCAAAATACTGGTTGAAATGTTTCTTCAACTGA